One window from the genome of Bacillus rossius redtenbacheri isolate Brsri chromosome 10, Brsri_v3, whole genome shotgun sequence encodes:
- the LOC134536042 gene encoding zinc finger BED domain-containing protein 4-like: MNNDDEDVDTNTALTRKRSVIWSNFSQSEDKTFAKCKLCKKDYKTKRGTTTPLINHIKSTHPIEWKTYCSEMASLQQQAPPVKISKTSQLSIDAAFNKQYKWAPNHSAAQKITKQIARMLATDLLPYSFVEGDGFRNLMKEVAPQYQIPARTTFSTNYVTKLQQEVRSQLKAEFVHDMTSMSSLSLKTDAWTSKAGDSYVSITAHYLTSDFSYKSFLMDIINMNTSHTGQKIAEELSLSVNSWGITVTETTIPIYCVTDNGANFQLASRLLFGDKARVCFAHSLQLSIDHTYRECHGASNLLAKARQVVGHYRRSSKARESLHSQMEQMGQPVLEMIQHVDTRWSSDYSMLERLLQIKAPLVADQINTDSTEMLTSSEWKQMAGIVAILKPLADATREISGNLYPTSSMVIPMLKCLHSHLNDYIDKKADGVIFAKCLSKHLLAQFPNYIEDKVFLVAMIVDPRYKDAFVSKIVAQATLKAHIKHIARCEQHTTHNQKLGDPTTSASTSGLWSALDKLPNEDLQDSDCAQEIQTYLTEKRIHRTSDPWKWWENFGKTKFPNIANVALMYLSIPATQVASERCFSASGNIVTSKRQCLDPEHVKELVFLHCNLHNVDGKV; encoded by the exons ATGAATAACGACGACGAAGATGTTGATACTAATACCGCACTGACACGCAAAAGAAGTGTTATATGGTCTAATTTCTCACAATCAGAAGATAAGACATTTGCAAAATGCAAATTATGTAAGAAGGACTATAAAACTAAACGAG GTACTACAACACCTCTTATAAACCACATCAAGTCCACCCACCCCATTGAATGGAAGACCTACTGTTCTGAAATGGCCAGCCTGCAACAGCAGGCTCCTCCTGTCAAGATCAGCAAAACTTCACAGCTCAGTATTGATGCTGCTTTCAATAAGCAGTACAAGTGGGCACCCAACCACAGTGCAGCACAGAAAATTACAAAGCAGATTGCAAGAATGCTTGCTACAGATCTTTTACCGTACAGTTTTGTAGAAGGAGATGGCTTCAGAAATTTGATGAAGGAAGTAGCTCCTCAGTATCAAATTCCTGCTAGAACAACATTTTCCACCAACTATGTAACAAAATTGCAACAAGAGGTAAGGTCTCAACTGAAAGCTGAATTTGTGCATGACATGACAAGTATGTCCAGTTTGTCACTTAAAACTGATGCTTGGACATCCAAGGCTGGAGATAGCTATGTAAGCATCACTGCCCATTACCTCACTTCAGATTTTTCATACAAATCATTCCTGATGGACATAATCAACATGAACACATCACACACAGGTCAGAAAATTGCTGAAGAGTTGAGTTTGTCAGTGAATTCCTGGGGAATAACCGTAACAGAAACAACTATTCCAATATACTGTGTGACAGATAACGGAGCAAACTTCCAGCTTGCTTCACGACTTCTGTTTGGGGATAAAGCCCGTGTTTGCTTTGCACACTCTCTACAGTTGTCTATAGATCACACCTACCGCGAATGTCATGGAGCATCAAATCTCTTGGCAAAAGCAAGACAGGTGGTTGGTCATTATCGACGCAGCAGCAAAGCCAGGGAAAGCCTTCACAGCCAGATGGAACAAATGGGTCAACCTGTTTTGGAAATGATACAACATGTTGACACTAGGTGGTCGTCAGATTATTCTATGTTAGAGAGGCTTCTTCAAATAAAAGCACCACTGGTTGCAGACCAAATAAACACTGATAGCACAGAAATGTTAACTAGCTCGGAATGGAAGCAGATGGCTGGAATAGTGGCCATTCTTAAGCCTCTTGCTGATGCCACTCGAGAAATAAGTGGCAATTTATATCCAACATCTTCCATGGTTATTCCTATGTTAAAATGTCTGCACAGTCACCTTAatgattacattgataaaaaGGCTGATGGAGTTATTTTTGCGAAATGTCTTTCAAAACATCTTTTGGCACAATTTCCAAATTACATAGAAGACAAAGTATTTCTCGTAGCAATGATTGTTGACCCTAGGTACAAAGATGCATTTGTTAGCAAGATTGTTGCACAAGCCACACTCAAAGCGCACATCAAACACATTGCAAGATGTGAACAACATACTACACACAATCAGAAGTTGGGTGACCCCACCACCTCCGCCAGTACATCAGGACTTTGGTCAGCACTTGACAAACTTCCCAACGAAGATTTACAAGACAGTGACTGTGCTCAAGAAATACAAACATATTTGACAGAGAAACGTATCCACCGAACAAGTGACCCGTGGAAATGGTGGGAAAACTTTGGTAAAACAAAGTTTCCAAACATAGCGAATGTTGCTTTGATGTACCTGAGTATACCTGCAACTCAGGTTGCTTCAGAAcgttgtttttctgcttctgggaacattgtcacttccaagaggcaatgcctggatccagaacatgtgaaggaattggtctttttgcactgcaatttacataatgttgatggcaaggtgtag